From Geotalea uraniireducens Rf4:
AGACGACATGGACACCTTTTATCGGGGATTGGACCTCTACCTGAACACCTCGGTTCATGAGGGGATACCCATGACCATTCTCGAAGCCCTTGCCCGTGGTCTTCCAGTCATTGCCCCCGCTGTAGGAGGGATCTGTGAAATCATCGAGAATGGCGTGGAAGGGTTCCTGATAAACGGCCGCCATCCCCATGATTTTGCAGAAAAGTGCCTGCTCCTTCGGGAGAACAAGGAGCTTCGCGAGAGGATGTCGAAGTCTGCCAGATATAAGGTAGAACAACTCTTTTCCGCAGAAAGAATGGCCGAGAGTTATTACCGGCTCTATTGCCGTACGTCACGCCCCTCGCGTTTCGGGTGCCTGAATAATTCCGCCTCCATCAGCCGCGCCAGCTAAACACCATCTTAAGGAGTCACCCATGGAGCTCGTCTTTGCCGCATCGATTTTTTGGGTCTTCCATGCCTATTTCGGCTATCCATTGACCCTCCGCCTCCTCAGCATCAGATGGCGTAAGACGGTGACCAAAGGCTCTTTCCAACCCCCCGTTTCCCTGATCATCACCGCTTGCAACGAAGAGCGGAGGATCAGGGACAAGATCGGGAACACTATCGCCCTTGACTACCCCCGGGAAAGACTTCAGGTGATAGTTGCCTCCGACGGTTCCACTGACGGAACTGACGAGATCGTTCGGAGTTATGCCCACAAAGGCATCGCTCTCCTTGCCTTTCCGGAGCGCCGAGGCAAGGAGAGCGCGCAGAAAGATGCTGTGTTGCACGCCACCGGCGAAGTCATCGTTTTCTCCGACGTTGCGACCCGCCTGGATCCGCACGGACTCAGGGAAATCATCGCCAACTTCACCGATCCATCGGTCGGGTGCGTAAGCAGCGTTGACCGGGTTATCGGCCGCGACAGCACTCCCTGCAGTGAAGGCTTTTACGTCAAATACGAAATGTGGCTGCGGGATTTGGAGTCGCAGGTCAACTCGCTGGTAGGACTCAGCGGGTCCTTTTTCGCCGCGCGCAAGGAGGTGTGTAGTGATTTCTCGGGGGACACGCAAAGTGACTTCAGGACGGTTCTAAACAGCATCAGATTGGGACTGCGGGGGGTAAGCGATCCCGACGCCGTCGGCTATTATCAGGATATCTCCGACGGCAAGCGTGAGTTCGACCGGAAGGTTCGCACCGTGCTCAGGGGATTGACGGTTTTTTTCCGAAACCTCGAATTTCTCAACGTTTTTCGTTACGGCTTTTTTTCCTACCAGTATTTCTGCCATAAGCTGCTCCGATGGCTGGTTCCTCTTTTCCTGTTTTCCGCTCTGGCGGCTAATGCAGCTTTGAGCCTGAATTCCGGTGGGTACTCCGTGCTGCTTCTCCTTCACCTTGCCTTTTACGGCATCGCCATCGGGGGGGGACTGGCAAAATCGCCCCCCACACATGTTGCGCTGAAAATCCCGATATATTTTGTGACGGTCAACACAGCAATTATTGTGGCGTGGTGGCAATATGTCATGGGGAAGAGGATGGTTATGTGGTCACCGTCAGAGCGATGAAATGCTGCGGATATTCATCGAAAATGCCGGAAAACATGTGTCATCACTCTGCGGCCATCGTATTATACGGCCTGCACTCCCACCTGCAAGGTGCTGGTTAGTTTCTCATCCGGGGGTTCCGGATGAAACTAATTAATAGTTTAAATGTGACTTGAATCACAAAGGGCAACTATGGATTATGCTATACATGACACCAGGTCAACATAATCAGGTAGACGATAATACTAAACCATCCGCAAGGATGGGGCGGAAAGCCTAAAGGGTCTCACTGAGACAGCCGGGTTGCCGAAATGCCAGATTGGTTTCGGCCCCGGCTATTTTTGTTTTGGCGATTCGAATCACATAAAACCATCATCACATCAGCCTCTTCATCTTTTTGAAGCGTTGGACGCAGCACCATGCCATCAATGGTGAAAAGGAGTACATATGAAGAAACGTTTAGGCCCATTTTTTGTGATTTTTTCAGCAGTTTATTTTTTCTGGGTCAACCCGGGTGTTGCCGGCACAACTCTCTTCCAGGAAAGTTTTGAAGATGGGAATTTCAGCACGAGAGGCTGGTACGATAATACCAGCCCGAAACTGTCCAGTGTGGAACATGTGGCCAACAGCGCCAAGTCCCTGGAATTTCATTTTGCAAAAGGCGCCGTCACTCCCGATAATGCCGGTGCGTCGATAAGAAAAAAGTTTACCGAAAGCGACTCGGTGTATGTCAGCTATTACATAAAACACAGCGCAAGCTGGGTGGGATCGGGCGTGGCGTACCATCCGCACCAGTTTTACCTTCTGACCAATCTTGAGGGCGACTGGTCGGGACTGATCCCTACGCACATGACGGCCTACATCGAGGAAAATGGCGGGAACTCGGTCGTGGCCATCCAGGACAGCTTGAACGTCAATCTGGCGAACGTGGGCAAGGATTTGACCGCAGTCACCGAGAACCGGGCGATCGGTGGATGCAACGGAGACAGTGACGGCTACGGCAATGGGGATTGCTATGCCAGCGGCAGCGGCTATGCCAATGGCAAGCAGTGGAAGTCGGGCACAGCGCTCTTCTCCAACACCGCCGGTGCGTATTACAAAAACGACTGGCACCTGGTCGAAACCTACCTCAAGCTGAACAGTATCGTCAATGGCAAAGGCGCCAAGGATGGCATTCTGCAGCAATGGTATGACGGAAAACAGGTTATGAACTACACCAATGTCGTCTTCCGTACCGCGCAGAATCCGAACATGAAATTCAATCAGCTTCTGATTGGTCCCTATATCGGCGTAGGCTCGCCGGTAGATCAGACCTTCTGGGTGGACAACCTGGTGGTGGCGACAACACCCCCCGTCAAAATTTCACCTCCGCAAAACCTGAGGATCATAAGTCGATAGTTTAAAATCATTCCATAGAAAGCCCTGGAATGTACCAAACGTGCTGTAAAGGAGAATGTATGATAGCTGGAACCAGAAAAATGGTAACTGTACTTGTATCGATAGCATGCCTGAGTGTTGCGGGTCAGGCATTTGCATGGACGAAGACCGTAAATTTTGATAACGGAACGAATGGGGCTCTTGCAAATGGCGCCGTTGGTTTTGACTACGCCGGCAGCAAGACGACCATCTCCGGCGATATGGCTGTCAGTGGCGCCAAGTCGGCTAAAATGGTCTGGGCCAAAGGTGACCCCGGCTGGAACCTTCAGCATGGCGAGATCAACTTCCCCGCACCGGTAAAAAATGGCGGAGAGGTGTGGATCAGGGGCTACTACTATTTTGCGAATCCCTGGAGCTTTCTTTCCAACAACGGCGATTACAGCGGCATAAAAATCATGCGGCTGGCTACGGATGTTGGCGGTTGGCACTCAATTTTCTCGGTGTTCAGTCCGAACATTAGCGCTTCCAACGAAATGGAGCAGGTACAGATAGATACAAGCGCGCCCTTTATTATCGGCGCCTGGCAAAGCCTGGAGATGTATCTGAAGCTGTCTCCCACCCAGGGGATATTCAGGATCTGGCAGAACGGCAAACTGGTCTTTGAGGACCTCAATCACAAAACCATTACCAGCTCAAACGGATACGTTTCAATGGCGTCGGTCATGTCCGTATGGAACAATAACGTCGGACAGTCGCAGACTCAGTACGTGGACGAGTTCGTCATCACCACCGACCGCCCTGCCCAGGTGGACAGCAAGGGCAATCCGATGATCGGGCCGATTAATGGCACGAGTCCGGCCACTCTCCCCCCTCCTACCGGCCTGCGAGTAACAGCCACTAAATAGTCTCCATCCGGAAACTCCGGATGAGAAACTATTGGTTTCTGATCCGGAAACGAGGGATTTTTCGTCCTGGCAAGGAAATCAAGGGATTGCGCGGAGGCGTACTACTGTACGCCGCACAAGTAATCCCGCAGATTGACGCCGCCAGGGCGGAAAAGAACCGTTTCCGGACGGAAACTAAGTAACATTCCTGGTTCCAGAGGGAAGGCAAACGAAATAAGAGAGCGCTCAAGTGTAAGGTCGCCTGTGGACCCGACTCTTGAGCGCTCATTTTTTGTACATTCAGATTCTTTTCATCCCAATGCTTCAACCTGAAGCTCGCACTGGTCTTCTAACAGTGAGGGATTGAATGACAACATCGACCATGGATACTGTGCGTGCAGTAATATAGACCATGTAGAGGAAAACGGCGCCCAAAAAGCCGGAACTGAGCTTGCCGCGATATCTGTGGATAGCGGCAGCCAGTGATACGCAGGCAAGAAATAGAACATAGGCGCCGGCAAAAGCCCACCAGGGCTGCGGGCAGCTGACAATGCCTATTGTGCAGGTAACCGCCATGCATAGGTTTGCAAGGCTTAATAGCGCGGGTTTTGAGGATGCAAGCGTCTTGACTGACCGGTAATCCCCTCTGCCATGCCACCGTTCTCTGGCAAAAAATCGCTTTACACTCTTGGGATATCCCGCATGCACCACTCTCAGGCCAGGATCGTTTTCGATCCGAGCTCCCATCGTCCTTGCCCGGGCGCAAAATTCGCAGTCCTCGCCGGTCTCCAACTTGGGATCGAATCCTCCTACCGTCGAGAACAGGCTCCGATGGATGATCAGATGCCCGCCATTGATGTAATTGATCTGTGTGCGGGTTGTCCGGGGGGCGAACCAGATCCTCTCGATCCAGTTGCTTTCATCGCTGATCCCGTAGAGGGAGCCGGTGATGATATCCGGCTCAAGATGCA
This genomic window contains:
- a CDS encoding heparin lyase I family protein translates to MIAGTRKMVTVLVSIACLSVAGQAFAWTKTVNFDNGTNGALANGAVGFDYAGSKTTISGDMAVSGAKSAKMVWAKGDPGWNLQHGEINFPAPVKNGGEVWIRGYYYFANPWSFLSNNGDYSGIKIMRLATDVGGWHSIFSVFSPNISASNEMEQVQIDTSAPFIIGAWQSLEMYLKLSPTQGIFRIWQNGKLVFEDLNHKTITSSNGYVSMASVMSVWNNNVGQSQTQYVDEFVITTDRPAQVDSKGNPMIGPINGTSPATLPPPTGLRVTATK
- a CDS encoding glycosyltransferase; translated protein: MTLQDFATRDIAFILPTLNEEAHIGGVLDTVREHAGHGFSFEVIVVDNGSSDRTVEIAVEKGAICLRAPGCTISSLRNLGASRAGAGVLIFLDADVYLGQGWGERIGAVIARLHLEPDIITGSLYGISDESNWIERIWFAPRTTRTQINYINGGHLIIHRSLFSTVGGFDPKLETGEDCEFCARARTMGARIENDPGLRVVHAGYPKSVKRFFARERWHGRGDYRSVKTLASSKPALLSLANLCMAVTCTIGIVSCPQPWWAFAGAYVLFLACVSLAAAIHRYRGKLSSGFLGAVFLYMVYITARTVSMVDVVIQSLTVRRPVRASG
- a CDS encoding glycosyltransferase family 2 protein is translated as MELVFAASIFWVFHAYFGYPLTLRLLSIRWRKTVTKGSFQPPVSLIITACNEERRIRDKIGNTIALDYPRERLQVIVASDGSTDGTDEIVRSYAHKGIALLAFPERRGKESAQKDAVLHATGEVIVFSDVATRLDPHGLREIIANFTDPSVGCVSSVDRVIGRDSTPCSEGFYVKYEMWLRDLESQVNSLVGLSGSFFAARKEVCSDFSGDTQSDFRTVLNSIRLGLRGVSDPDAVGYYQDISDGKREFDRKVRTVLRGLTVFFRNLEFLNVFRYGFFSYQYFCHKLLRWLVPLFLFSALAANAALSLNSGGYSVLLLLHLAFYGIAIGGGLAKSPPTHVALKIPIYFVTVNTAIIVAWWQYVMGKRMVMWSPSER